A portion of the Adhaeribacter radiodurans genome contains these proteins:
- a CDS encoding xanthine dehydrogenase family protein molybdopterin-binding subunit, giving the protein METSTSYIGQPTSRVDGRAKVTGEAKYAAEFYQEGLTYGVVLSSAIAKGRITKINTEAALQLSGVLQVFTHENRPGLAWFDKSYQDEDAPPGAPFRPLYDDKILFSQQPIALVVADTFELARIAASLVEVTYETETPVTEIKARKAEAYTPKEYKSAEPSPRGDAQKGLGESAIKMEAEYFHSSEHHNPMEMHASTVIVEEDGKLTVYDKTQGVQNSQKYISKIFNLSKEQAHVISPFVGGAFGSGLRPQYQLFLAVMAALELKRSVRVVLTRQQMFSFGHRPATLQQVVLGTSPDGALQAVVHEGFSETSQFEDYTENLVNWSAMLYKCDNVQLAHKLIKIDAYTPLDMRAPGGVTGMYALECAMDELAYQVGVDPLELRFINYSDLDQSQNKPYSSKELKECYWQGAEKFGWNKRNPEPRSMREGKILIGYGMATGAWEIKQQKATAKAFLSADGKLKVSSATADIGTGTYTIMTQIAAETLGLPLTDVTFKLGDTSLPESPLEGGSWTAASVGSAVKASCEGIQEKLIAHIRKLENSPLAGVHRLEEVIFADGKISLKSNPAQSMTLTEVMQQTGQNFMEALVTTSPESKQKKFSMFTHSAVFVEVRVDEDFGTVQVSRVVSAIAGGRVINPKTARNQILGGIVWGIGMALEEESVMDPTYGRFINHDLAEYHVPVNADIQDLEVIFVEEHDDIVNPLGVKGMGEIGIVGTAAAIANAVYHATGKRIRDLPITLDKLL; this is encoded by the coding sequence ATGGAGACAAGCACCAGCTATATTGGCCAACCTACCAGCCGCGTTGACGGACGGGCTAAAGTAACCGGCGAAGCAAAATACGCCGCCGAATTTTATCAGGAAGGCTTAACCTACGGCGTGGTACTTTCCAGTGCCATTGCCAAAGGTAGAATTACTAAAATAAATACCGAAGCAGCCCTGCAACTATCCGGCGTTTTGCAAGTGTTTACCCACGAAAACCGGCCCGGTTTGGCTTGGTTCGATAAAAGTTATCAGGATGAAGATGCTCCACCCGGTGCACCCTTTCGACCCCTGTACGACGATAAAATTTTGTTCAGTCAGCAACCTATTGCTTTAGTTGTTGCAGATACTTTTGAGTTAGCCCGGATTGCAGCCTCCTTGGTGGAAGTAACTTACGAAACCGAAACTCCCGTAACTGAAATAAAAGCCCGGAAAGCCGAAGCTTACACCCCCAAAGAATATAAATCTGCTGAACCTTCGCCCCGCGGCGATGCTCAAAAAGGGTTAGGCGAATCAGCAATTAAAATGGAAGCTGAATATTTTCATTCAAGCGAACACCACAACCCCATGGAAATGCACGCTTCTACGGTAATTGTAGAAGAAGATGGCAAGCTGACCGTTTACGATAAAACCCAGGGAGTACAAAACAGCCAGAAGTATATTTCTAAAATATTTAATTTATCCAAAGAACAGGCACACGTTATATCGCCGTTTGTAGGCGGGGCATTTGGTTCGGGTTTGCGGCCGCAATACCAGTTGTTTTTAGCGGTAATGGCCGCCTTGGAATTAAAGCGTTCGGTGCGGGTGGTATTAACGCGTCAGCAAATGTTTTCGTTTGGTCACCGACCCGCTACTTTGCAACAGGTAGTTTTAGGTACTTCGCCGGATGGTGCTTTACAAGCCGTGGTGCACGAAGGCTTTTCTGAAACATCGCAATTCGAAGATTATACGGAGAACCTGGTTAATTGGTCGGCTATGTTATATAAATGCGATAACGTACAACTGGCTCATAAATTAATTAAAATAGATGCTTACACGCCTTTGGACATGCGGGCGCCGGGTGGGGTAACGGGTATGTATGCTTTGGAGTGCGCCATGGACGAACTAGCGTACCAAGTAGGCGTAGACCCATTAGAATTGCGTTTTATCAATTACTCCGACCTTGACCAGAGCCAAAATAAACCTTATTCCAGCAAAGAATTAAAAGAATGTTACTGGCAAGGAGCCGAAAAATTTGGCTGGAATAAACGTAATCCTGAGCCCCGATCTATGCGCGAAGGCAAAATCTTAATTGGGTACGGTATGGCTACCGGTGCCTGGGAAATAAAACAGCAAAAAGCCACCGCTAAAGCATTTTTATCCGCTGATGGTAAATTAAAAGTTTCCAGTGCTACCGCCGATATAGGCACGGGTACTTACACCATTATGACCCAGATTGCCGCCGAAACGTTAGGCTTGCCCTTGACAGATGTTACTTTTAAACTAGGTGATACTTCCTTGCCCGAATCTCCCTTGGAAGGTGGCTCCTGGACGGCTGCTTCCGTAGGTTCAGCGGTAAAAGCCTCTTGCGAGGGTATTCAGGAAAAATTAATTGCCCACATCCGCAAACTAGAAAATTCACCTTTAGCAGGAGTACACCGCTTAGAAGAAGTAATTTTTGCTGATGGTAAAATATCTTTAAAAAGTAATCCAGCTCAGTCCATGACATTAACGGAAGTTATGCAGCAAACCGGCCAGAACTTTATGGAAGCCTTGGTTACTACCTCGCCAGAATCAAAACAAAAGAAATTTTCCATGTTCACGCATTCGGCAGTATTTGTGGAAGTTCGGGTGGACGAAGATTTTGGCACCGTACAAGTTTCAAGAGTAGTAAGTGCTATTGCAGGTGGTCGGGTGATTAATCCGAAAACAGCCCGTAATCAGATTTTAGGGGGTATTGTATGGGGTATTGGTATGGCCCTGGAAGAAGAATCGGTGATGGACCCTACTTACGGCCGGTTTATTAACCACGATTTAGCCGAGTACCACGTACCGGTAAATGCTGATATTCAGGACCTGGAAGTAATTTTCGTGGAAGAGCACGACGATATTGTGAATCCATTGGGGGTAAAAGGAATGGGAGAAATTGGTATTGTGGGTACAGCCGCTGCCATTGCCAATGCTGTTTACCACGCTACGGGCAAACGCATCCGCGATTTACCTATTACTTTAGATAAACTGCTTTAA
- a CDS encoding FAD binding domain-containing protein: MNSFTYSRAENLETALQEKTTSLEGRFIAGGTNLLDLMKVNVEQPSHVIDIRHLPFNQITGNDAGGLRLGALATNAETAYNEQIENRYPLLVKAILAGASAQLRNRATNGGNSLQRTRCYYFYDTATACNKREPGSGCSAINGFNRIHAILGTSESCIAVHPSDMAVALAALDATVKVTGPNGERTIPFLEFHRLPGNTAHLDNNLDPDEIITSIDLPAKGFAEYNTYLKLRDRASYAFALVSVAVGLDLEGTIIKEARLALGGVAHKPWRLPEVEASLVGKEVNLENLKNAANALLAGAKGYGHNNFKIELAKRAIVRAILQAAKMEDLT, encoded by the coding sequence ATGAATAGCTTTACCTATTCCCGGGCAGAAAACCTGGAAACTGCCTTGCAGGAAAAAACTACTAGCCTGGAAGGCCGCTTTATTGCTGGCGGCACTAATTTACTTGACCTGATGAAGGTAAACGTGGAGCAACCCAGCCATGTAATTGATATCCGCCATTTGCCTTTTAACCAGATTACCGGAAATGATGCCGGAGGTTTACGCTTAGGGGCCCTGGCTACCAACGCCGAAACGGCTTATAACGAACAAATAGAAAACCGCTATCCGCTCTTAGTTAAAGCAATTTTAGCGGGCGCATCGGCCCAATTACGGAACCGGGCTACCAACGGCGGTAATTCTTTGCAACGCACCCGCTGTTATTATTTTTACGATACCGCTACTGCTTGCAATAAACGGGAACCTGGCAGCGGCTGTTCGGCCATTAATGGTTTTAACCGCATTCATGCCATTTTAGGCACCAGCGAGTCGTGCATTGCCGTTCATCCTTCGGATATGGCGGTGGCCTTAGCCGCCCTAGATGCTACGGTAAAAGTAACTGGTCCCAATGGCGAACGCACCATACCTTTCCTGGAATTTCACCGCTTACCCGGCAATACCGCGCACCTGGATAACAATCTAGACCCTGACGAAATTATTACGTCCATCGACCTTCCGGCTAAAGGTTTTGCCGAGTACAACACTTATTTAAAACTGCGCGACCGGGCTTCGTATGCTTTTGCGTTAGTATCAGTTGCCGTTGGTTTAGATTTGGAGGGAACCATTATAAAAGAAGCTCGCCTTGCTTTGGGCGGGGTAGCGCACAAACCCTGGCGCCTACCCGAAGTGGAAGCTAGCCTGGTAGGGAAAGAAGTGAATTTGGAGAATTTAAAAAATGCTGCCAATGCTTTACTAGCCGGAGCAAAAGGGTACGGACACAATAATTTTAAAATTGAACTGGCCAAACGCGCTATTGTGCGGGCTATTTTACAAGCTGCTAAAATGGAGGATTTAACATAA
- a CDS encoding (2Fe-2S)-binding protein has translation MEKIAEKGALDKPVVGLPPTHTITLRVNGSEKKLQLAPWVSLLDALREYLHLTGTKKGCDHGQCGACTVLVNGTRINSCLTLAIMEEGNDIVTIEGLAKGDELHPMQTAFIEHDAYQCGYCTPGQICSAIGLISEGKAKTTEEIKDLMSGNICRCGAYTNILAAVQEVWQKEGGDINE, from the coding sequence ATGGAAAAAATTGCCGAAAAGGGAGCTTTAGATAAGCCGGTTGTTGGTTTGCCTCCCACCCACACTATTACCTTACGGGTAAACGGTTCCGAAAAAAAGCTGCAACTCGCTCCCTGGGTATCCTTATTAGATGCCTTACGGGAATACCTGCATTTAACCGGTACTAAAAAAGGTTGCGACCACGGCCAGTGCGGTGCTTGTACAGTTTTAGTAAATGGCACCCGCATTAATTCCTGCCTTACTCTCGCCATAATGGAAGAAGGTAACGATATTGTTACCATCGAAGGCCTGGCCAAAGGCGACGAACTGCACCCCATGCAAACTGCTTTTATCGAGCACGATGCCTACCAATGCGGCTATTGTACCCCCGGTCAAATTTGTTCGGCCATCGGTTTAATTTCGGAAGGAAAAGCCAAAACAACTGAGGAAATAAAAGACTTAATGAGCGGTAATATTTGCCGGTGCGGCGCTTACACCAATATTCTGGCAGCAGTGCAGGAAGTATGGCAAAAGGAAGGAGGCGATATAAATGAATAG
- a CDS encoding SMP-30/gluconolactonase/LRE family protein, translating to MKEITKVASFKGIQVTGVTISTHGRLFANFPRWHENLPFSVVEVNLNGEYHPYPNAEWNTWNGKPEENKFTCVQSVVAHENSLFVLDPASPMMKGVVGNAMLYEFDLTTNELINKWTFDKTIAPEKSYLNDLRIDREAGKIYITESGIGAIVVLDLKTNIPRRLLDNHSSTKSEDVWLTVEGEKWVKEGEKPQMHADGIALSPDKQYLYYHALTGYTLYRVPTQALNDESLSEEELAGKVENLGKTSAPDGMMFDHLGNLYLGDLEKNAVLYRTPEGELKTLVQDTELKWPDTFTIDEQDNFYVTTSRIHQMEGDISELEFNIFKVPLFEG from the coding sequence ATGAAAGAAATAACCAAAGTAGCTTCCTTTAAAGGAATTCAGGTAACTGGCGTTACCATCAGCACCCACGGACGCTTATTCGCCAATTTTCCGCGGTGGCACGAAAACCTGCCTTTTTCGGTAGTGGAAGTTAACCTGAATGGAGAGTACCACCCCTACCCCAATGCCGAATGGAATACCTGGAACGGCAAACCCGAGGAAAATAAATTTACCTGCGTGCAGTCCGTAGTAGCGCACGAAAATTCTTTGTTTGTGCTGGACCCAGCCAGTCCCATGATGAAAGGTGTAGTAGGCAACGCCATGTTGTATGAGTTCGATTTAACCACCAACGAATTAATTAATAAATGGACGTTCGATAAAACTATTGCCCCGGAAAAATCTTACCTAAATGATTTACGCATCGACCGCGAAGCCGGCAAAATCTACATTACCGAGTCGGGCATTGGAGCCATTGTGGTTTTAGATTTAAAAACTAATATCCCCCGCCGTTTATTAGATAACCATTCTTCTACCAAATCCGAAGATGTGTGGTTAACCGTGGAAGGCGAAAAATGGGTAAAAGAAGGTGAGAAACCGCAAATGCACGCCGATGGTATTGCGCTTTCGCCGGATAAACAATACTTGTACTATCATGCCTTAACCGGTTATACCTTGTACCGCGTACCTACTCAGGCCCTAAATGATGAAAGTTTAAGCGAAGAAGAATTAGCGGGAAAAGTAGAAAATCTGGGCAAAACCTCCGCTCCCGACGGTATGATGTTCGACCACCTGGGCAATTTGTATTTGGGCGATTTAGAAAAAAACGCGGTGCTGTACCGGACTCCGGAAGGAGAATTAAAAACTTTGGTGCAGGATACCGAGTTAAAATGGCCTGACACCTTTACCATTGATGAGCAGGATAATTTTTATGTAACTACCTCCCGCATTCACCAGATGGAGGGAGATATTTCCGAACTGGAATTTAACATTTTTAAAGTGCCGCTTTTCGAAGGCTAA
- a CDS encoding thiamine pyrophosphate-requiring protein produces the protein MKENVSDFLVKRLQAWGVKRIFGYPGDGINGIMGALNRASETIDFVQVRHEEMASLMACAHAKFTKQVGVCLATSGPGAIHLLNGLYDAKLDHQPVVAIVGQKALKSLGGNSQQEIDLMSLFKDVASEYIQMAVDPAQIRHLIDRAFRIALSQRTVTCIIIPNDLQTKEYENPPHEHQTIHSGVGFSAPRVIPQKNDLLRAAEIINDGKRVAILVGSGAIHAAEEVKQVADLLGAGVAKAFLGKAALPDDLPYVTGAIGLFGSNASHYMMQNCDTLLMIGSSFPYAEFLPEEGKARGIQIELDGRMQSIRYPMEVNLTGDSAETLQALLPLLNKKTDRTWQQQIEQQVKDWWNLVQEYASHPANPVNPRLLFQELSPRLPDNCILASDSGSSSSWTAQHIRIREGMQFSVSGTLATMGCAVPYAIAAKFAHPNRAVFAFVGDGAMQMGGNDELLTIQKYWRHWQNPQLIVLVLNNRDLNFVTWEQRLMQGEPKFDDSQVLPDFNYAQYAENIGLIGIRVEQPDQVIPALEKALQADRPVVIDALTDPEILVFTPQVATKFASELAEAINKGDTAAQQHLEEPLRHAVQEEIKKEKE, from the coding sequence ATGAAAGAAAATGTAAGTGATTTTTTGGTGAAGCGTCTGCAAGCCTGGGGAGTAAAACGGATATTTGGTTATCCGGGGGATGGCATAAATGGCATTATGGGCGCTTTAAACCGGGCTTCCGAAACCATTGATTTTGTGCAGGTACGCCACGAAGAAATGGCTTCTTTAATGGCTTGCGCGCACGCTAAATTTACGAAACAAGTAGGGGTTTGCCTGGCTACTTCCGGACCGGGTGCCATTCACTTATTGAATGGTTTGTACGATGCCAAATTAGACCACCAGCCGGTGGTGGCCATTGTGGGGCAAAAAGCTTTAAAATCTTTGGGCGGCAACAGCCAGCAGGAAATAGATTTAATGTCTTTGTTTAAGGATGTGGCGTCCGAGTATATCCAAATGGCCGTAGATCCGGCTCAAATCCGACACTTAATTGACCGGGCTTTCCGGATTGCTTTATCCCAAAGAACCGTTACCTGTATTATCATCCCGAATGATTTACAAACCAAAGAATACGAAAATCCGCCGCACGAACATCAAACTATTCATTCAGGCGTAGGTTTCTCGGCACCTAGAGTTATTCCGCAAAAAAATGATTTACTACGTGCCGCGGAAATTATAAACGATGGTAAAAGGGTAGCAATTTTGGTGGGTTCCGGTGCCATTCATGCTGCCGAAGAGGTAAAACAGGTTGCCGATCTACTAGGTGCCGGCGTAGCCAAAGCATTTTTAGGAAAAGCCGCCTTACCAGACGATTTGCCTTATGTTACCGGTGCTATTGGTTTGTTTGGCTCCAATGCCTCGCATTACATGATGCAAAACTGCGATACCCTGCTTATGATTGGCTCCAGTTTTCCGTACGCCGAATTTTTACCCGAAGAAGGCAAAGCCCGTGGAATTCAGATTGAATTGGATGGCCGCATGCAAAGTATTCGCTACCCCATGGAAGTAAACCTTACCGGCGACAGTGCCGAAACCTTACAAGCCTTACTCCCCTTATTAAATAAAAAAACCGACCGTACCTGGCAACAGCAAATAGAACAGCAAGTAAAAGACTGGTGGAACCTGGTGCAGGAATACGCCTCGCACCCAGCCAATCCGGTAAACCCTAGGTTGTTGTTTCAGGAGTTATCGCCCCGCTTACCCGATAATTGCATTTTAGCTTCCGATTCCGGTTCGTCTTCCAGCTGGACGGCCCAGCACATTCGAATCCGGGAAGGCATGCAATTTTCGGTTTCGGGTACTTTGGCTACCATGGGTTGCGCCGTTCCGTACGCCATAGCGGCTAAATTTGCGCATCCTAATCGGGCAGTATTTGCCTTTGTGGGGGATGGTGCCATGCAAATGGGCGGTAACGACGAGCTATTAACTATTCAAAAATACTGGCGACACTGGCAAAACCCGCAATTGATTGTACTGGTATTAAATAACCGCGATTTAAACTTTGTAACCTGGGAACAACGCCTGATGCAGGGTGAGCCTAAGTTCGACGACTCGCAGGTATTACCTGATTTTAATTACGCGCAGTACGCTGAAAATATTGGTTTAATAGGTATTCGGGTAGAACAACCTGATCAGGTAATTCCGGCGCTGGAAAAAGCCTTACAAGCCGATCGTCCCGTAGTAATTGATGCCCTCACTGACCCGGAAATACTGGTTTTTACCCCGCAGGTAGCCACCAAATTTGCTTCTGAACTTGCAGAGGCCATAAACAAAGGAGACACCGCTGCTCAGCAGCACCTGGAAGAACCTTTACGACATGCTGTTCAGGAAGAAATCAAAAAAGAAAAAGAATAA
- a CDS encoding nuclear transport factor 2 family protein: MLNRSGTYWDAVPDSFVAALHLNPFTIMNIQENTQLVQQGYALFLKGDIPNLLNTYSDEIEFVFSGNPEVNPISGTFRGKEQVRNIFAIINDNIKFETFEPREFIAQGDKVVVLGHDRGTTKVAGESFEQDWVHVLTVQNGKITRLQGFLDHSHDVRLYKGVMQEAH; encoded by the coding sequence ATGTTAAACAGGTCTGGTACTTATTGGGATGCGGTACCAGATTCTTTCGTGGCAGCCCTTCACCTAAACCCATTCACCATTATGAATATTCAGGAAAACACCCAATTGGTACAACAAGGTTATGCTCTATTTTTGAAAGGCGACATTCCTAACCTTTTGAACACTTATTCTGATGAAATTGAATTTGTCTTTTCGGGCAACCCGGAGGTTAATCCCATTTCCGGTACGTTTCGGGGTAAGGAACAAGTCCGGAACATCTTTGCTATTATTAATGATAACATAAAATTTGAAACTTTTGAACCACGTGAATTTATTGCCCAAGGTGATAAGGTGGTAGTTTTAGGCCATGACCGCGGTACTACCAAAGTCGCTGGAGAATCCTTTGAACAAGACTGGGTACATGTATTAACAGTTCAAAACGGAAAAATAACGCGCTTGCAAGGCTTCCTGGATCATTCGCATGATGTCCGGCTATATAAAGGTGTAATGCAAGAAGCTCATTAA